From a single Lewinella sp. LCG006 genomic region:
- a CDS encoding transposase, with product MRDLKKKIVANKRLYKKISDAIEVMKTDESKKTMNLTDPDAPIMKGKKGNFDTNYNIQVACSEDQIISYNNVVLDGNDKAQLIPALQGIQANTGQQVQVVLADADFGTFDSFEYMDTNNICGYVPYRDMNATFENQPFNSVHFDYDDQRDVYTCPAKHTLSFKSIKIDRTRNKEYRQYRTTACKNCPFKDECTPKRSPYRTILREVRQALRDQMKQRLNIPEGKKMYNRRLHPIEAIFGHLKYNLGYTRFLLRGLEKVKAEFTLMCLANNLRKLAKYLLFPSIWTVKAIFWLLKAQNILFNPIFQRTWPEPMDQFAGVTLAYLSSCIPKSYSRSPCLAT from the coding sequence ATGAGGGATCTCAAAAAAAAAATAGTAGCGAACAAACGCCTGTACAAAAAAATCAGTGATGCCATTGAGGTCATGAAAACCGATGAGTCCAAAAAGACGATGAACTTAACCGATCCGGATGCCCCGATCATGAAAGGTAAAAAAGGAAACTTTGATACGAATTATAATATCCAGGTAGCCTGTAGTGAAGATCAAATTATCTCCTATAATAATGTGGTCTTAGATGGCAATGATAAAGCACAACTGATCCCTGCTCTTCAAGGCATTCAAGCCAACACTGGTCAACAGGTCCAGGTTGTCCTAGCCGATGCTGACTTTGGCACTTTCGACAGTTTTGAATACATGGACACCAACAACATCTGTGGATACGTCCCTTACCGAGACATGAATGCCACTTTTGAAAATCAACCTTTTAATAGTGTTCATTTTGACTATGACGATCAACGAGATGTATACACTTGCCCGGCTAAGCACACCCTATCGTTCAAAAGCATTAAAATAGACCGGACTCGTAATAAAGAATATCGCCAATATCGCACGACGGCGTGTAAAAACTGCCCTTTCAAAGATGAATGTACTCCTAAGAGGTCTCCTTATCGTACGATCTTAAGAGAAGTAAGACAAGCATTAAGAGACCAAATGAAGCAGCGATTAAATATCCCAGAAGGCAAAAAGATGTATAACCGACGACTACACCCCATTGAAGCCATTTTTGGCCATTTGAAATACAATCTGGGATATACTCGGTTTTTACTCCGGGGCCTGGAAAAAGTAAAAGCGGAATTTACGTTGATGTGCTTGGCCAATAACTTACGTAAATTGGCCAAGTACCTCCTTTTTCCATCAATTTGGACAGTAAAGGCCATATTTTGGCTTCTCAAGGCACAAAACATCTTGTTTAACCCGATTTTTCAAAGAACTTGGCCGGAACCAATGGATCAATTCGCAGGAGTTACACTTGCTTATTTATCCTCATGTATTCCCAAATCCTATTCCCGGTCACCCTGCTTAGCTACGTGA
- a CDS encoding low molecular weight protein-tyrosine-phosphatase has translation MKILMVCLGNICRSPLAEGILQNKVKQQQLDWWVDSAGTGAYHVGEQPDPRSRAVAQKHGIDINMQRARQFTAADLEKFDFIFAMDRSNYRNILALATTPKQKEKVHLILEFTGAAEQNVPDPYWDDNGFEQVYQMLDKACSRLLKIVEEKVS, from the coding sequence ATGAAGATTTTAATGGTTTGCTTAGGTAATATCTGCCGTAGCCCCCTAGCAGAAGGAATTTTACAAAACAAGGTCAAACAGCAACAGCTCGACTGGTGGGTCGATTCTGCTGGTACGGGTGCATATCATGTCGGCGAACAGCCTGATCCTCGCTCTCGGGCAGTTGCCCAAAAACATGGCATCGATATCAATATGCAGCGAGCCCGCCAATTTACTGCTGCAGATTTGGAAAAATTTGATTTTATCTTTGCGATGGATCGTAGCAATTACCGCAATATTTTAGCCTTGGCAACGACACCAAAACAGAAGGAAAAAGTTCACCTTATCCTCGAATTCACCGGGGCTGCTGAGCAAAATGTCCCCGATCCCTACTGGGATGATAATGGCTTCGAACAGGTTTACCAAATGCTGGATAAAGCTTGTAGCCGATTGTTGAAAATAGTGGAAGAGAAAGTGAGCTAG
- a CDS encoding amidohydrolase family protein has translation MKPYLLLFLLLSVAMSSIHGQTDDQWDLLITDVQVFTGNEVLKATDIGVKDGMITHLGPQLARQRRASQVINGEGYTLLPGLVNTHVHTWFPFHLQQAAQAGIFAVCDMHGSAFTAQLLGQFKDTIGYAHYYAAGSGATVPGGHGTQFGMPVPTIDSVTSARQFTLDRIAEGVDYIKILREPMRPTLSFEQIDTIIQTAHERGVKVVSHVSRCADGVELARLGIDGLVHVWFDRAMTDEELRVFEQREDFFIVPTTLTNMKLLAYFEQQAEKPAETLDSLGILNEIRRLHGVGVQVLAGTDPPNFGINHGSDLYEELILLAAAGIPNQECLAGATVKSAHYFGLAGPLPLQVGAAASFLLIKGDPLKSMEDLRQLEGVWQKGRRIFPVQKR, from the coding sequence ATGAAACCTTACCTTTTGCTGTTCCTTCTTTTATCGGTTGCGATGTCATCCATTCATGGGCAGACCGACGACCAGTGGGATTTACTCATTACCGACGTGCAGGTTTTTACAGGAAATGAAGTGCTCAAAGCGACCGATATAGGCGTTAAAGACGGAATGATCACGCATTTGGGGCCACAGTTGGCGCGCCAACGCCGCGCTAGCCAAGTCATTAATGGGGAGGGGTATACCTTGCTACCTGGTTTGGTGAATACCCATGTGCATACCTGGTTTCCTTTCCATTTGCAACAAGCAGCACAGGCGGGCATTTTTGCGGTCTGTGATATGCATGGGTCTGCTTTTACGGCACAACTCTTAGGACAGTTTAAAGATACGATCGGCTACGCGCATTACTATGCAGCGGGCTCAGGAGCGACGGTTCCAGGGGGGCACGGCACACAATTCGGGATGCCAGTGCCAACTATTGACAGCGTCACCTCTGCACGTCAGTTTACCCTTGATCGTATTGCGGAAGGGGTCGATTATATTAAAATTTTGCGAGAACCGATGCGACCTACCCTGAGCTTTGAACAGATAGATACCATTATCCAAACCGCCCACGAACGAGGGGTGAAGGTAGTGTCCCACGTTTCTCGTTGTGCCGATGGTGTAGAGCTGGCACGCTTGGGTATTGATGGTCTGGTGCACGTCTGGTTTGATCGGGCCATGACCGACGAAGAGCTTCGAGTGTTTGAGCAGCGGGAGGATTTCTTCATCGTCCCTACTACACTTACCAACATGAAATTGCTTGCTTATTTTGAGCAACAAGCGGAAAAACCGGCAGAAACACTCGATAGCCTGGGAATACTCAATGAAATCCGGCGATTGCATGGGGTCGGAGTACAGGTATTAGCAGGGACCGATCCTCCCAATTTTGGCATCAACCATGGCAGCGATCTTTACGAAGAATTGATTTTGCTGGCCGCTGCTGGAATTCCTAACCAGGAATGTCTGGCTGGAGCTACGGTTAAAAGTGCTCATTATTTTGGTTTGGCCGGGCCACTACCCCTTCAAGTGGGTGCAGCTGCAAGTTTTTTACTGATTAAAGGTGATCCCTTAAAGTCGATGGAGGATCTGCGCCAGTTGGAAGGTGTTTGGCAAAAAGGGAGGAGGATTTTTCCGGTTCAAAAACGTTAA
- the trkA gene encoding Trk system potassium transporter TrkA: MKIIIAGAGDVGFHLAELLSYENQDITLIDLDQEVLDYASSHLDVLTIKGDCGSIDVLKQAEVGNANMVLAVTTSEKTNLIVCILAKKMGARQTIARVNNEEYLAESQRQTFAELGVDNLISPVYLAAEEIRRLVKQAYFTDIFEFEEGRISLVGVTLDESSPLINIRLKDLPDRAKEIDLRPIAVLRGHRTIIPRGETILRVNDHVYFITAKSRIDDLRKFIDCRKVDVRKIMIMGGSELSRATAQLLEKDYNVTLIANNKECCKTFSETLTETLIINGDFSNVNLLVEEGLDNMDAFIALTGNSETNIIASLTAKNHGVYKTIAQVENKEYVHISQNIGVDTLINKKLIAANNIFRFVRQGKVEAITSLHGVDAEVIEFIVHKPNQLTRKPLRELHFPEAALIGGVIRGEESLFPDGDFQLEVNDKVIVFTLPEAISKVEKLFR; the protein is encoded by the coding sequence ATGAAAATAATAATTGCCGGAGCAGGAGACGTTGGTTTTCACCTAGCAGAGTTGCTATCTTACGAAAACCAGGACATCACACTGATCGATTTGGATCAAGAAGTATTGGACTATGCCTCCAGCCATCTAGATGTGTTGACCATCAAGGGGGATTGTGGCTCCATTGATGTTTTAAAACAGGCCGAAGTAGGTAATGCCAATATGGTATTGGCCGTTACGACGTCTGAAAAGACGAACCTTATTGTCTGCATCCTCGCAAAAAAGATGGGTGCCCGGCAGACGATAGCTCGGGTAAACAACGAAGAATACCTCGCAGAATCACAGCGACAAACCTTTGCGGAGCTGGGCGTTGATAACCTTATCTCTCCGGTTTATCTAGCCGCCGAGGAAATCCGTCGACTGGTCAAGCAGGCCTACTTTACGGATATTTTCGAGTTTGAGGAAGGCCGTATCAGTCTGGTGGGCGTGACTTTGGACGAGTCATCTCCTTTGATAAACATCCGCCTTAAAGATTTGCCGGATCGTGCCAAGGAAATCGATCTGCGCCCCATAGCCGTACTAAGAGGGCATCGGACGATTATTCCTCGTGGTGAAACCATCTTGCGGGTCAATGACCACGTTTATTTTATTACCGCAAAATCAAGAATCGATGATCTACGGAAATTTATCGATTGTAGAAAAGTAGATGTTCGTAAGATCATGATTATGGGCGGTTCAGAACTTAGCCGCGCTACTGCCCAGCTTTTGGAAAAAGATTACAACGTCACTTTGATCGCTAACAACAAGGAATGTTGTAAAACATTTTCGGAAACCCTTACAGAGACACTCATCATCAATGGCGATTTCAGTAATGTAAATCTTCTGGTAGAAGAAGGCCTGGATAACATGGACGCCTTTATTGCACTGACGGGTAATTCCGAAACCAATATCATTGCGAGCCTTACGGCCAAAAACCATGGGGTGTACAAAACCATCGCCCAGGTAGAAAACAAAGAATACGTCCATATTTCACAAAATATCGGGGTAGATACCCTGATCAATAAAAAATTGATAGCGGCCAATAACATCTTTCGTTTTGTTCGCCAGGGGAAAGTAGAGGCCATTACCAGTCTGCACGGTGTAGACGCAGAGGTCATTGAGTTTATCGTACACAAACCCAACCAACTTACCCGGAAGCCATTACGGGAACTTCACTTCCCCGAAGCCGCATTGATTGGTGGCGTAATTCGCGGTGAAGAAAGCCTTTTCCCCGACGGTGATTTTCAGCTTGAAGTCAACGATAAAGTGATTGTCTTTACCTTGCCCGAGGCGATCAGTAAGGTAGAGAAATTGTTTAGGTAG
- a CDS encoding transposase — protein sequence MAKFKNYEIGSDHSVMIDLSQHLPSEHLSKQMERIISSLDTSAIEATYSGLGQNALHPKLLLSIIFYGYAVGIRSGRKLAKACEENLGFIYLSKNYGPQKSCINDFRRDNYLHFGDLFVQVLKKCQEFGLGDATFSIVDGSKEESNSSKGRTKTAAQYEKWQQVLLDDIASLEKEPSDEGSQKKNSSEQTPVQKNQ from the coding sequence ATGGCGAAATTTAAGAATTATGAAATCGGGTCTGATCACTCAGTGATGATTGATTTAAGCCAACATCTTCCTTCCGAGCACCTAAGCAAGCAGATGGAGAGGATAATATCCAGCTTAGATACAAGTGCCATTGAGGCAACATATAGTGGTCTTGGACAAAATGCTTTGCATCCTAAATTACTGCTCAGTATCATTTTTTATGGATATGCCGTAGGCATTCGGAGCGGTCGGAAGTTAGCCAAAGCCTGTGAGGAAAACCTTGGCTTCATTTATTTGAGTAAAAACTATGGTCCTCAAAAGAGTTGCATCAATGATTTTCGTAGAGATAACTATCTGCATTTTGGAGATCTTTTCGTCCAAGTACTAAAAAAGTGTCAGGAATTTGGTTTGGGGGATGCCACTTTTAGTATTGTGGATGGTAGCAAAGAGGAATCCAATAGCTCCAAGGGTCGGACAAAAACGGCAGCACAATATGAAAAATGGCAACAGGTACTCTTGGATGATATTGCCTCATTAGAAAAAGAGCCTTCTGATGAGGGATCTCAAAAAAAAAATAGTAGCGAACAAACGCCTGTACAAAAAAATCAGTGA
- a CDS encoding GMC oxidoreductase: MFFNSQGKAEVTYDAIVVGSGISGGWAAKELSEKGLKTLVLERGRNVRHGEYPTAGNDPWDYEGGERVPPEEIEEHYAKQNRTGYTIQQSRKHFFVKDSEHPYSEVKRFDWMRGYHAGGRSLMWGRQSYRLSDLDFTANLRDGIAVDWPIRYADLAPWYHYAETFAGISGQAEGLAHLPDGNFLPPMELNCVEKELKKSIAANFDGRLLTIGRTAHLTEPNPAIHGTRGKCQSRNRCMRGCPFGAYFSSNAATLPAAEATGNMTLRPHSVVHSIIMDKDTGKAAGVRVIDGETGEQHEFFAKIVFLCASALGSTFILMNTQTEDMPDGLGSSSGQLGRNLMDHHFKVGAQGRYDGFEDMYYKGRRPNGFYIPRFRNLDDASKRSDYIRGFGYQGAASRENWMRGVKEMEMTVGADFKDALIQPGPWQLGMNGFGECLPYEDNRVYINHDVKDIHGLPTLTMDAEFKDNEMAMRKDMAASAAEMLEAAGFKDIEMYDEGSYPGLGIHEMGTARMGRDPKTSVLNKWNQVWDAPNVFVTDGAAMTSAGCQNPSLTYMALTARAADYAVNELKKMNL, from the coding sequence ATGTTTTTCAACTCGCAAGGCAAAGCCGAAGTTACCTACGACGCCATTGTTGTAGGCTCGGGAATTAGTGGTGGCTGGGCCGCCAAGGAGCTCAGTGAAAAGGGCTTAAAAACTTTAGTACTGGAACGTGGGCGTAACGTACGACACGGGGAGTACCCAACTGCTGGCAATGATCCTTGGGATTACGAAGGTGGCGAACGGGTGCCCCCTGAAGAAATAGAAGAACACTACGCTAAACAAAATCGTACGGGCTATACCATTCAGCAGTCGCGTAAACATTTTTTCGTAAAGGACAGTGAGCACCCCTACAGTGAAGTGAAACGCTTCGACTGGATGCGTGGTTACCATGCCGGTGGCCGTTCACTGATGTGGGGTCGCCAAAGCTACCGCCTTAGTGATCTGGATTTTACGGCCAACCTTCGTGACGGTATTGCGGTCGACTGGCCTATTCGGTACGCCGATTTAGCGCCTTGGTACCACTACGCGGAAACATTCGCTGGCATTAGTGGCCAGGCCGAGGGCCTAGCTCACCTTCCTGATGGCAACTTTTTACCCCCCATGGAGCTCAACTGCGTGGAAAAAGAGTTGAAAAAGAGTATTGCAGCCAATTTTGATGGGCGTTTGCTCACCATTGGTCGTACGGCTCACCTGACCGAGCCCAACCCCGCTATTCACGGCACCCGTGGCAAGTGCCAATCTCGGAATCGTTGTATGCGAGGCTGTCCCTTTGGTGCCTATTTTAGCAGTAATGCTGCTACCTTACCTGCTGCTGAAGCCACTGGCAATATGACACTACGCCCGCATTCCGTTGTCCATTCCATCATCATGGATAAGGATACGGGTAAGGCCGCAGGTGTGAGGGTCATTGACGGTGAAACGGGCGAACAACACGAATTTTTCGCCAAAATTGTTTTCCTCTGCGCTTCTGCGCTTGGGAGTACCTTTATCTTAATGAACACCCAGACCGAGGATATGCCCGATGGACTGGGCAGTAGTAGCGGACAGCTAGGCCGCAACCTCATGGACCACCATTTCAAGGTTGGTGCTCAAGGCCGTTATGATGGATTTGAAGACATGTATTACAAAGGTCGCCGCCCCAATGGCTTTTACATTCCACGCTTCCGGAACCTTGACGATGCCAGTAAGCGCAGTGATTATATTCGCGGCTTTGGTTATCAGGGAGCGGCGAGCCGCGAGAACTGGATGCGTGGCGTAAAAGAAATGGAAATGACCGTAGGGGCTGATTTTAAAGATGCACTCATCCAGCCTGGTCCCTGGCAGTTGGGAATGAATGGTTTCGGAGAATGTTTGCCTTATGAAGACAACCGGGTCTACATTAATCACGATGTCAAAGATATTCATGGTCTCCCTACCCTAACGATGGATGCGGAGTTCAAGGACAATGAAATGGCGATGCGTAAAGACATGGCCGCCAGTGCAGCAGAAATGCTGGAAGCAGCTGGTTTCAAAGACATTGAGATGTATGACGAGGGTTCTTACCCCGGCCTCGGCATCCACGAAATGGGTACTGCCCGGATGGGGCGTGATCCTAAAACCAGTGTCCTCAACAAGTGGAACCAGGTTTGGGACGCTCCCAATGTTTTCGTTACCGATGGTGCTGCGATGACTTCAGCAGGTTGCCAGAATCCTTCGCTCACTTATATGGCACTTACTGCCAGAGCAGCTGATTACGCTGTGAA
- a CDS encoding competence protein CoiA family protein, protein MKKTNQLIFALREGEWVHISEVPSGRACACTCPACRVPLIAKKGRRNRHHFAHLKGFDCAAAFETSLHLLGKAIVAKHKRIRTPALHAYRAKQLRASREEAFAKAKEEARLGGTQIDILLQDGPQELGVEISVTHSTEQRKIHRLAQLNLPTVEVDMLRIYEQHLLHYPAGNLEQLTLSVIEGSQNRRWLFHPWQHRYEYKLAQTATVRKVYRSKQGQYYHYHVYRCPRNLRFVRRCFREGHSYARVFQDCLHCEHCRKINYQQQFVGYHNINTLPIEVLCNPGIEIGR, encoded by the coding sequence GTGAAAAAGACCAACCAGTTGATTTTTGCCTTGCGCGAAGGCGAATGGGTGCACATCAGTGAAGTACCAAGTGGCCGTGCCTGTGCTTGTACCTGTCCTGCTTGCCGTGTGCCGCTTATCGCAAAAAAAGGCCGCCGCAATCGTCATCATTTTGCCCATCTAAAAGGATTTGATTGTGCTGCTGCATTTGAAACCTCTTTACACTTATTGGGTAAAGCCATCGTGGCCAAACATAAGCGTATTCGTACACCGGCGCTCCATGCTTATCGTGCTAAACAACTCCGTGCAAGTCGAGAAGAGGCGTTTGCCAAAGCAAAAGAAGAAGCGCGCTTGGGGGGTACGCAAATAGATATCTTGCTGCAAGACGGGCCACAGGAGCTTGGTGTAGAAATAAGCGTTACCCACTCGACAGAGCAACGGAAAATACATCGCCTGGCACAGCTCAATCTGCCAACGGTGGAAGTAGACATGCTCCGTATTTATGAACAACATTTGCTTCATTATCCGGCGGGGAATCTGGAGCAGTTAACCTTGAGTGTTATAGAGGGTTCCCAAAACAGAAGGTGGTTGTTTCATCCCTGGCAACACCGTTATGAGTACAAATTGGCCCAGACAGCTACGGTTCGGAAAGTGTATCGCAGTAAGCAGGGACAGTACTACCATTACCACGTGTATCGCTGTCCGCGAAATCTCCGCTTTGTTCGCCGGTGCTTTAGAGAAGGCCACTCCTACGCCAGGGTTTTTCAGGATTGCCTGCATTGTGAGCATTGCCGAAAAATCAATTACCAGCAGCAGTTCGTGGGTTATCACAACATCAATACTTTGCCCATAGAAGTGCTTTGTAATCCAGGAATAGAAATTGGTCGATAA
- a CDS encoding OmpA family protein, with translation MRNHTILLFFAGLMMSTAVLAQTPPLPVDTSLVLRQDSLTVQDSLTQNWTTRSPLTEDELQRRADNRAEVEDMKKRFRRFHQEEADQQAQEQTDADDDNYLWSDAESGGQSTISRKGAPKVSVLEDPDELKMEIGRNLQEGRNPNASIPTTPVLPAYKTAEEMPQYYDAPIISRRPSPEELENDIQSSLNTTFNNPSDWQAKVGAAKGPLVNPANGAPLQAGQIIILEGIHFLPNDSQLQPSAQDVLSPWATLLRAYPDLYIEVRSHSFGIADPIMAQQITRERSQNIMDYWLQQGAGIQQLSFRGYGNLSPLVPGSAPRAQQKNERIELIILELPDR, from the coding sequence ATGAGAAACCACACAATTTTGCTTTTTTTTGCTGGATTAATGATGAGTACGGCTGTTTTGGCGCAAACCCCACCCTTGCCGGTAGATACCAGCCTTGTCTTACGACAAGACTCCCTTACTGTACAGGATAGTTTAACCCAAAATTGGACAACCCGTTCTCCGCTTACGGAAGATGAACTCCAACGGCGTGCTGATAACCGCGCCGAAGTGGAAGATATGAAAAAACGTTTTCGGCGCTTTCACCAAGAAGAAGCTGATCAGCAAGCGCAAGAACAAACCGACGCCGATGACGACAACTACCTCTGGTCGGATGCTGAAAGTGGAGGGCAATCGACGATTTCCCGCAAAGGAGCTCCAAAAGTTTCCGTGTTAGAAGATCCCGACGAGCTGAAAATGGAAATTGGCCGTAATCTTCAGGAAGGTCGCAATCCCAATGCTAGCATTCCTACTACTCCCGTCTTACCTGCTTACAAAACAGCGGAGGAAATGCCTCAATACTACGATGCTCCCATTATTAGCCGACGACCTTCACCTGAGGAGTTGGAAAATGACATCCAATCCTCATTAAATACGACCTTCAATAACCCAAGTGATTGGCAGGCGAAAGTAGGCGCCGCAAAAGGGCCATTGGTGAATCCTGCCAATGGAGCCCCCCTACAAGCTGGACAAATCATCATTCTTGAGGGGATTCACTTTTTGCCCAACGACAGTCAGTTACAGCCTTCGGCCCAAGATGTTTTAAGCCCTTGGGCGACACTGTTAAGGGCTTATCCAGATCTCTACATTGAGGTGAGGTCGCATTCTTTTGGCATTGCCGACCCAATAATGGCGCAGCAAATTACCCGTGAGCGATCGCAAAACATCATGGATTATTGGTTGCAGCAGGGTGCCGGAATTCAGCAGTTGAGCTTCCGTGGATACGGTAATTTATCTCCACTAGTGCCTGGTAGTGCTCCACGTGCACAACAAAAAAACGAACGAATAGAGTTGATAATTTTGGAATTGCCGGATCGCTAA
- a CDS encoding WG repeat-containing protein — translation MRPSYIFLLFFAALCANRLFAQEAPMVYPFAYQNQWGIVQEDRVVVMTPQLDSIGFFFNPEPSKRYALALDDQKYGLLNADGSWLAKPKLDSIGDIEYYATSTHWAVSKGKFGLLSTKAKKAKWLVKPTFTTVTEFEGRKVALASVAIDGRWGVINGDGILIAPCIYEEVKLLDDYSGYPDYKLTLNGEHSYIDAFGVALSPERIKEIEDDLEMWGDDIVFEDQSIDESTSRPRFQINQQKNPNGGTDIILTKNGSETERVNVPDGYSIQETKLNENYGNAALGYILVKKENKYGFWASNGTLASPPIYDQINWVSSNRYGQLAYLHKGEKVGLANYRGDQIFPAAFTSITEFNHRFRLVHPDGYLGYGDENGKIFLPQNVDITE, via the coding sequence ATGCGACCATCTTACATCTTTCTCTTGTTTTTCGCTGCCTTATGCGCCAACCGTCTATTTGCTCAAGAGGCACCTATGGTCTATCCCTTCGCTTACCAAAACCAATGGGGTATTGTGCAGGAGGATCGGGTAGTTGTGATGACGCCTCAGTTGGATAGTATCGGCTTTTTTTTCAATCCTGAACCATCGAAAAGATATGCCCTTGCCCTTGATGATCAAAAATATGGGCTCCTCAATGCTGATGGTAGTTGGTTGGCAAAACCTAAATTGGACAGTATTGGCGACATTGAGTATTACGCCACTAGCACCCATTGGGCGGTAAGTAAGGGTAAGTTTGGTCTACTTTCTACCAAGGCCAAAAAAGCGAAGTGGCTGGTCAAGCCAACATTCACCACCGTGACCGAATTTGAGGGTCGAAAAGTAGCCTTAGCGAGCGTCGCCATTGATGGTCGTTGGGGAGTGATCAATGGCGACGGCATACTTATCGCCCCCTGTATTTACGAGGAGGTAAAATTGCTGGATGATTATTCTGGCTACCCAGATTATAAACTGACCCTAAACGGTGAGCATAGTTATATTGACGCATTTGGAGTAGCCCTCTCACCAGAAAGAATAAAGGAAATAGAAGACGACCTGGAAATGTGGGGGGATGATATCGTTTTTGAAGACCAAAGCATTGACGAAAGTACCAGCCGACCACGGTTTCAGATCAACCAACAAAAAAATCCTAACGGCGGCACTGATATTATTCTGACAAAAAATGGTAGCGAAACCGAGCGGGTGAATGTACCCGATGGATATTCTATCCAGGAAACTAAGCTAAACGAAAATTATGGCAATGCAGCACTGGGCTACATTCTGGTAAAAAAAGAAAACAAATATGGTTTCTGGGCCTCTAATGGCACACTTGCAAGCCCCCCCATATACGACCAGATCAACTGGGTGAGCTCTAACCGTTACGGACAATTGGCGTACCTTCACAAAGGGGAAAAAGTAGGCCTCGCCAATTATCGGGGTGATCAAATTTTCCCTGCGGCGTTTACCAGCATTACGGAATTCAACCATCGTTTCCGACTTGTCCATCCCGATGGCTACCTTGGCTACGGTGATGAAAATGGTAAAATCTTCCTTCCTCAAAACGTTGACATCACCGAATAA